The following proteins are co-located in the Hevea brasiliensis isolate MT/VB/25A 57/8 chromosome 11, ASM3005281v1, whole genome shotgun sequence genome:
- the LOC110659289 gene encoding K(+) efflux antiporter 4 isoform X2, producing MRLLLVLLFVCAFFLSLSVTESDSAVEMNATTESNATRSRSREDSFADMIDRALEKEFNETDQNESADPGSFNNSVAGQQAVLETVARVKSKKNDTKEEKSFQFHDVFNLDNENRAEDMPTLIDRKDNVFIISNPKSKYPVLQLDLRLISDLVVVIVSATCGGIAFACVGQPVITGYLLAGSIIGPGGLSFVSEMVQVETVAQFGVVFLLFALGLEFSTTKLRVVRAVAVLGGLLQIFLFMCLCGITVSLCGGKSSEGVFVGALLSMSSTAVVLKFLMEKNSINSLHGQVTIGTLILQDCAVGLLFALLPVLGGTSGVLQGVMSMTKSLVLLVTFLAVLTILSRTCVPWFLKLMISLSSQTNELYQLASVAFCLLVAWCSDKLGLSLELGSFAAGVMISTTDLAQHTLEQVEPIRNFFAALFLASIGMLIHVHFLWNHVDILLAAVLLVIIIKTVVVVTVVKGFRYNNKTSLLVGMSLAQIGEFAFVLLSRASNLHLVEGKLYLLLLGTTALSLVTTPLLFKLIPAVIHLGVLLRWFPPDSPTEVLKSA from the exons ATGAGGTTACTTTTAGTTCTGTTGTTCGTTTGTGCTTTCTTTCTCTCGCTCTCCGTCACCGAATCCGACTCAGCGGTAGAGATGAATGCAACAACTGAGTCGAACGCCACGCGTTCGAGATCCAGAGAGGACAGTTTCGCTGACATGATTGATCGGGCTTTGGAGAAGGAGTTCAACGAGACCGACCAGAATGAAT CCGCTGATCCTGGTAGCTTCAATAACAGTGTTGCTGGACAGCAG GCTGTTTTGGAAACTGTTGCTAGAgttaaatcaaagaaaaatgacacCAAGGAGGAGAA GTCTTTTCAGTTTCATGATGTTTTCAATTTGGACAATGAGAATCGAGCAGAGGATATGCCAACGTTGATTGACAGAAAG GACAATGTCTTTATCATATCAAACCCAAAATCCAAGTACCCTGTGTTGCAATTAGATTTAAG ATTGATATCGGATCTGGTAGTTGTCATTGTATCTGCAACTTGTGGTGGCATTGCATTTGCCTGTGTTGGACAACCG GTTATTACTGGATATCTGCTAGCAGGATCTATTATTGGGCCTGGGGGCTTGAGCTTTGTTAGTGAAATGGTGCAG GTTGAAACAGTGGCTCAGTTTGGCGTGGTATTTCTTCTATTTGCGTTGGGCCTAGAATTCTCAACAACAAAG CTTCGTGTTGTTCGAGCTGTTGCTGTTCTAGGTGGTCTTCTCCAGATTTTCCTCTTTATGTGCTTGTGTGGAATAACAGTCTCG TTATGTGGTGGCAAATCTTCAGAGGGAGTGTTTGTTGGTGCTTTACTGTCTATGTCATCTACTGCTGTG GTTTTGAAATTTTTGATGGAGAAGAATAGTATTAATTCCCTTCATGGTCAAGTCACTATTGGCACCCTTATCTTGCAG GATTGTGCAGTTGGTTTGCTTTTTGCTTTGCTTCCTGTTCTCGGTGGTACTTCTGGTGTTCTTCAAGGAGTCATGTCCATGACTAAATC GTTGGTGCTTCTAGTAACATTTTTGGCTGTCTTGACAATATTATCTCGTACTTGTGTACCATGGTTTCTGAAGCTTATGATAAGCCTATCATCGCag ACTAATGAACTCTATCAATTGGCATCAGTGGCATTCTGCTTACTTGTGGCTTGG TGTAGTGATAAGCTGGGTCTGAGCCTTGAACTGGGATCTTTTGCTGCTGGAGTTATGATATCAACAACTGATCTTGCTCAACATACACTTGAACAA GTTGAACCCATTCGCAACTTCTTTGCGGCTCTCTTTCTTGCCAGCATTGGGATGCTAATACATGTTCATTTCCTATGGAATCATGTTGATATTTTACTGGCAGCTGTATTATTGGTGATTATCATAAAAACTGTTGTGGTTGTGACTGTTGTCAAGGGATTTCGATACAACAATAAAACTTCGCTTCTT GTTGGAATGTCTCTGGCACAAATTGGGGAATTTGCTTTTGTTCTCTTAAGTCGTGCTTCTAATCTTCATCTTGTTGAG GGTAAATTGTATTTACTGCTTCTTGGAACAACAGCTTTGAGTTTG GTGACTACGCCATTGCTATTCAAGTTGATTCCTGCTGTCATACATCTTGGAGTACTATTGCGTTGGTTTCCCCCTGATAGTCCAACAGAG GTGCTTAAGAGTGCATAG
- the LOC110659289 gene encoding K(+) efflux antiporter 4 isoform X3: protein MRLLLVLLFVCAFFLSLSVTESDSAVEMNATTESNATRSRSREDSFADMIDRALEKEFNETDQNESADPGSFNNSVAGQQAVLETVARVKSKKNDTKEEKSFQFHDVFNLDNENRAEDMPTLIDRKDNVFIISNPKSKYPVLQLDLRLISDLVVVIVSATCGGIAFACVGQPVITGYLLAGSIIGPGGLSFVSEMVQVETVAQFGVVFLLFALGLEFSTTKLRVVRAVAVLGGLLQIFLFMCLCGITVSLCGGKSSEGVFVGALLSMSSTAVVLKFLMEKNSINSLHGQVTIGTLILQDCAVGLLFALLPVLGGTSGVLQGVMSMTKSLVLLVTFLAVLTILSRTCVPWFLKLMISLSSQTNELYQLASVAFCLLVAWVEPIRNFFAALFLASIGMLIHVHFLWNHVDILLAAVLLVIIIKTVVVVTVVKGFRYNNKTSLLVGMSLAQIGEFAFVLLSRASNLHLVEGKLYLLLLGTTALSLVTTPLLFKLIPAVIHLGVLLRWFPPDSPTEIGYKGDSFRADSAKRSTLMVEGSHDS, encoded by the exons ATGAGGTTACTTTTAGTTCTGTTGTTCGTTTGTGCTTTCTTTCTCTCGCTCTCCGTCACCGAATCCGACTCAGCGGTAGAGATGAATGCAACAACTGAGTCGAACGCCACGCGTTCGAGATCCAGAGAGGACAGTTTCGCTGACATGATTGATCGGGCTTTGGAGAAGGAGTTCAACGAGACCGACCAGAATGAAT CCGCTGATCCTGGTAGCTTCAATAACAGTGTTGCTGGACAGCAG GCTGTTTTGGAAACTGTTGCTAGAgttaaatcaaagaaaaatgacacCAAGGAGGAGAA GTCTTTTCAGTTTCATGATGTTTTCAATTTGGACAATGAGAATCGAGCAGAGGATATGCCAACGTTGATTGACAGAAAG GACAATGTCTTTATCATATCAAACCCAAAATCCAAGTACCCTGTGTTGCAATTAGATTTAAG ATTGATATCGGATCTGGTAGTTGTCATTGTATCTGCAACTTGTGGTGGCATTGCATTTGCCTGTGTTGGACAACCG GTTATTACTGGATATCTGCTAGCAGGATCTATTATTGGGCCTGGGGGCTTGAGCTTTGTTAGTGAAATGGTGCAG GTTGAAACAGTGGCTCAGTTTGGCGTGGTATTTCTTCTATTTGCGTTGGGCCTAGAATTCTCAACAACAAAG CTTCGTGTTGTTCGAGCTGTTGCTGTTCTAGGTGGTCTTCTCCAGATTTTCCTCTTTATGTGCTTGTGTGGAATAACAGTCTCG TTATGTGGTGGCAAATCTTCAGAGGGAGTGTTTGTTGGTGCTTTACTGTCTATGTCATCTACTGCTGTG GTTTTGAAATTTTTGATGGAGAAGAATAGTATTAATTCCCTTCATGGTCAAGTCACTATTGGCACCCTTATCTTGCAG GATTGTGCAGTTGGTTTGCTTTTTGCTTTGCTTCCTGTTCTCGGTGGTACTTCTGGTGTTCTTCAAGGAGTCATGTCCATGACTAAATC GTTGGTGCTTCTAGTAACATTTTTGGCTGTCTTGACAATATTATCTCGTACTTGTGTACCATGGTTTCTGAAGCTTATGATAAGCCTATCATCGCag ACTAATGAACTCTATCAATTGGCATCAGTGGCATTCTGCTTACTTGTGGCTTGG GTTGAACCCATTCGCAACTTCTTTGCGGCTCTCTTTCTTGCCAGCATTGGGATGCTAATACATGTTCATTTCCTATGGAATCATGTTGATATTTTACTGGCAGCTGTATTATTGGTGATTATCATAAAAACTGTTGTGGTTGTGACTGTTGTCAAGGGATTTCGATACAACAATAAAACTTCGCTTCTT GTTGGAATGTCTCTGGCACAAATTGGGGAATTTGCTTTTGTTCTCTTAAGTCGTGCTTCTAATCTTCATCTTGTTGAG GGTAAATTGTATTTACTGCTTCTTGGAACAACAGCTTTGAGTTTG GTGACTACGCCATTGCTATTCAAGTTGATTCCTGCTGTCATACATCTTGGAGTACTATTGCGTTGGTTTCCCCCTGATAGTCCAACAGAG ATTGGATATAAAGGAGATAGCTTTCGCGCAGACAGTGCTAAGCGTAGTACTTTGATGGTCGAAGGCTCTCATGATTCATGA
- the LOC110659289 gene encoding K(+) efflux antiporter 4 isoform X1, whose translation MRLLLVLLFVCAFFLSLSVTESDSAVEMNATTESNATRSRSREDSFADMIDRALEKEFNETDQNESADPGSFNNSVAGQQAVLETVARVKSKKNDTKEEKSFQFHDVFNLDNENRAEDMPTLIDRKDNVFIISNPKSKYPVLQLDLRLISDLVVVIVSATCGGIAFACVGQPVITGYLLAGSIIGPGGLSFVSEMVQVETVAQFGVVFLLFALGLEFSTTKLRVVRAVAVLGGLLQIFLFMCLCGITVSLCGGKSSEGVFVGALLSMSSTAVVLKFLMEKNSINSLHGQVTIGTLILQDCAVGLLFALLPVLGGTSGVLQGVMSMTKSLVLLVTFLAVLTILSRTCVPWFLKLMISLSSQTNELYQLASVAFCLLVAWCSDKLGLSLELGSFAAGVMISTTDLAQHTLEQVEPIRNFFAALFLASIGMLIHVHFLWNHVDILLAAVLLVIIIKTVVVVTVVKGFRYNNKTSLLVGMSLAQIGEFAFVLLSRASNLHLVEGKLYLLLLGTTALSLVTTPLLFKLIPAVIHLGVLLRWFPPDSPTEIGYKGDSFRADSAKRSTLMVEGSHDS comes from the exons ATGAGGTTACTTTTAGTTCTGTTGTTCGTTTGTGCTTTCTTTCTCTCGCTCTCCGTCACCGAATCCGACTCAGCGGTAGAGATGAATGCAACAACTGAGTCGAACGCCACGCGTTCGAGATCCAGAGAGGACAGTTTCGCTGACATGATTGATCGGGCTTTGGAGAAGGAGTTCAACGAGACCGACCAGAATGAAT CCGCTGATCCTGGTAGCTTCAATAACAGTGTTGCTGGACAGCAG GCTGTTTTGGAAACTGTTGCTAGAgttaaatcaaagaaaaatgacacCAAGGAGGAGAA GTCTTTTCAGTTTCATGATGTTTTCAATTTGGACAATGAGAATCGAGCAGAGGATATGCCAACGTTGATTGACAGAAAG GACAATGTCTTTATCATATCAAACCCAAAATCCAAGTACCCTGTGTTGCAATTAGATTTAAG ATTGATATCGGATCTGGTAGTTGTCATTGTATCTGCAACTTGTGGTGGCATTGCATTTGCCTGTGTTGGACAACCG GTTATTACTGGATATCTGCTAGCAGGATCTATTATTGGGCCTGGGGGCTTGAGCTTTGTTAGTGAAATGGTGCAG GTTGAAACAGTGGCTCAGTTTGGCGTGGTATTTCTTCTATTTGCGTTGGGCCTAGAATTCTCAACAACAAAG CTTCGTGTTGTTCGAGCTGTTGCTGTTCTAGGTGGTCTTCTCCAGATTTTCCTCTTTATGTGCTTGTGTGGAATAACAGTCTCG TTATGTGGTGGCAAATCTTCAGAGGGAGTGTTTGTTGGTGCTTTACTGTCTATGTCATCTACTGCTGTG GTTTTGAAATTTTTGATGGAGAAGAATAGTATTAATTCCCTTCATGGTCAAGTCACTATTGGCACCCTTATCTTGCAG GATTGTGCAGTTGGTTTGCTTTTTGCTTTGCTTCCTGTTCTCGGTGGTACTTCTGGTGTTCTTCAAGGAGTCATGTCCATGACTAAATC GTTGGTGCTTCTAGTAACATTTTTGGCTGTCTTGACAATATTATCTCGTACTTGTGTACCATGGTTTCTGAAGCTTATGATAAGCCTATCATCGCag ACTAATGAACTCTATCAATTGGCATCAGTGGCATTCTGCTTACTTGTGGCTTGG TGTAGTGATAAGCTGGGTCTGAGCCTTGAACTGGGATCTTTTGCTGCTGGAGTTATGATATCAACAACTGATCTTGCTCAACATACACTTGAACAA GTTGAACCCATTCGCAACTTCTTTGCGGCTCTCTTTCTTGCCAGCATTGGGATGCTAATACATGTTCATTTCCTATGGAATCATGTTGATATTTTACTGGCAGCTGTATTATTGGTGATTATCATAAAAACTGTTGTGGTTGTGACTGTTGTCAAGGGATTTCGATACAACAATAAAACTTCGCTTCTT GTTGGAATGTCTCTGGCACAAATTGGGGAATTTGCTTTTGTTCTCTTAAGTCGTGCTTCTAATCTTCATCTTGTTGAG GGTAAATTGTATTTACTGCTTCTTGGAACAACAGCTTTGAGTTTG GTGACTACGCCATTGCTATTCAAGTTGATTCCTGCTGTCATACATCTTGGAGTACTATTGCGTTGGTTTCCCCCTGATAGTCCAACAGAG ATTGGATATAAAGGAGATAGCTTTCGCGCAGACAGTGCTAAGCGTAGTACTTTGATGGTCGAAGGCTCTCATGATTCATGA